Genomic window (Hydrogenimonas cancrithermarum):
TGCCATTCATGGGGGTCGAGCGTTTTTCGGCATAGATACGTTTGCCGTCGATCACGTCATATTTCCAGATCGGAGCGTTGGCTTTGAAATCTTCGACGAAGGCATCGAGCATCTCGAGTGCCACACGCCGCTTGGGACTGAAAATGGCGCAGGCGAAGGAAGATTTATGCACCGGAACATCGCCTTCGCTATGGGCCATCGCGAGCAACGCACCCTCTTTGGCCAGTTTCTCTTTCCATCTGCCGAACCACTGTTCGAGCACCGGACGGTAAATATCGAAACTCAGCGCTTCGATACCCCCTTCTTCACGGATCGTTCCAACGAAACTCACCATCGCACCGAAGTTTTTGTCGTGCTCCGCATCGTACCAGCGGCTCAGCAACTCCTCGACATCGATCGGTCCTTTGTATATCAACACCATCGCTCACCCGCCGCATACCGGAG
Coding sequences:
- a CDS encoding molybdopterin synthase catalytic subunit, which encodes MVLIYKGPIDVEELLSRWYDAEHDKNFGAMVSFVGTIREEGGIEALSFDIYRPVLEQWFGRWKEKLAKEGALLAMAHSEGDVPVHKSSFACAIFSPKRRVALEMLDAFVEDFKANAPIWKYDVIDGKRIYAEKRSTPMNGSGLLLK